One Phalacrocorax aristotelis chromosome Z, bGulAri2.1, whole genome shotgun sequence DNA window includes the following coding sequences:
- the LOC142050380 gene encoding protein FAM240C-like, translated as MSKHNNFRRHKMGGHDAEGLKNFWEKVIQEQTKQREGEESRLSKSALKKLRQEWTLRLEGRARQVQAHTKTQKEQMTLLSIEALPSPDKTVS; from the exons atgagCAAGCATAACAACTTTAGACGCCACAAGATGGGTGGTCATGATGCAGAAGGGCTGAAGAACTTCTGGGAAAAAGTCATCCAAGAGCAAACTAAGCAACGAGAAGGTGAAGAGTCTAGGTTAAGCAAAAGTGCCCTGAAAAA ACTCCGCCAGGAATGGACTCTGCGGCTAGAAGGCCGAGCAAGACAGGTCCAGGCgcacacaaaaacacagaaggaaCAAATGACGCTGCTGTCCATTGAGGCTCTTCCCTCGCCAGATAAAACTGTTTCTTAA